A region from the Verrucomicrobiota bacterium genome encodes:
- a CDS encoding HEAT repeat domain-containing protein gives MSPRILPHIKTALGLSILFLGAANLPAKKTHSFRTEIWTPEEELAGFELPEGFIIELVASEKDGIVNPIDLTFDDAGRLWTQTAIMYPLDPFADVQFGEIRKLMEDPDIMQKNPEFERIRKFYEGKEQGDDKILIIDDPHAKNPSKPRVWADGLAIPQSILPYKNGAYVAQGSELFFLNDTDGDGFADERKRTLTGFGFIDTHTMAHLLIRSPGDWIHFSQGALNWSNVESLVSGDTLQIDYSKIVRMSMDGARLELVSSGLNNIWGFQMRANGLYYGTEANDLSWSVVPMEPGTGYKGIGNARLRPYQPWIPELHDFRVGGTGISGLEFADGMENSFPPEWGDVALLANCITSSINAVRIVRNPDGTVSAEHLPDLLKSKDDWFRPVNLEFGPDGCLYIADWYNKIISHNELARSHPDRDKSHGRIWRIRHESQKPGKIPNLYEVPTKDLVSHLKGPSLWEKRAAWHQITDRAAKELAPQLIKLAKDKRADVTTRIHALWSLEGLHHFDSRLMKTLLDSSEDELRREAIRSLASFDIPPSRMADYLEDFINDKNVMVRSQVLRTLADYGQANNETIDILLSYCRPDIPGEALGGPYERKFERYLARVALEKYEDELTVYLESPLSQKQSAEHRFWAIQALSPEKREPYFLALWDSIQAKPWDAPTFIEIINNLNTSAIRKVVEPPFGNLWNARHLVTTANQVLGQVDSQALKPLLEPAVGYLLTTPDLNDQAIGLKAAVGYRISSFEDSIIHLLESPASDTVVLTGAIAALEREPTAKTKAAFQSLFENPSMSFDLRLAAINALIKAKGNVDLKLLNPFLSSLSDFQRDAFIKALSASRPGSQTLLTLLEKGILKEDQIDTWNLERMVGNKIKSKRLETLLQQRQTEKIAAYQETYDAFMDIAESESGDPQLGKPLFTAICLACHSVGSEGPGWAPALDGSGYRDHEALLTAILDPNAAMEGAYTVRRVQKTDGSLVEGYLEKENERGVTLRFMGGGSLFIPKNEIKSLDQVMGRSTMPEGLIDQLPHEQVADLLAYIRTLK, from the coding sequence ATGTCACCTCGAATACTGCCCCATATTAAAACTGCACTGGGCCTAAGCATTCTGTTTCTTGGAGCAGCAAACCTGCCGGCCAAGAAAACCCATTCCTTCCGAACGGAAATCTGGACACCCGAAGAAGAGCTCGCTGGCTTTGAATTACCAGAAGGATTTATAATAGAACTCGTGGCCAGTGAGAAGGACGGCATTGTCAATCCGATCGATCTGACCTTCGATGACGCAGGAAGACTCTGGACGCAGACTGCGATCATGTATCCGCTGGATCCTTTTGCCGACGTGCAATTTGGCGAGATCCGCAAACTGATGGAAGATCCCGATATCATGCAAAAGAATCCGGAGTTCGAACGTATTCGGAAGTTTTATGAAGGAAAGGAACAGGGGGACGACAAGATTCTAATCATAGACGATCCGCACGCAAAAAATCCATCCAAACCACGCGTGTGGGCCGACGGTTTGGCCATACCACAAAGTATTCTTCCTTACAAGAATGGCGCCTATGTGGCTCAAGGATCCGAGCTGTTCTTTCTAAATGATACTGACGGAGATGGTTTTGCAGATGAACGGAAAAGGACACTGACCGGTTTCGGGTTTATCGATACCCACACCATGGCTCATTTGCTGATTCGCAGTCCTGGAGACTGGATTCATTTCAGTCAGGGTGCTCTGAACTGGAGCAATGTAGAATCCCTGGTCAGCGGAGATACATTGCAAATAGATTACAGCAAGATTGTACGCATGTCGATGGATGGAGCGCGGCTTGAATTGGTTTCATCCGGTTTAAATAACATCTGGGGATTCCAAATGCGGGCCAATGGCCTGTATTATGGAACAGAAGCCAATGATCTAAGCTGGTCGGTGGTTCCCATGGAGCCAGGTACCGGATATAAAGGAATTGGAAATGCCCGCCTACGTCCCTATCAGCCTTGGATTCCTGAATTGCACGATTTCCGTGTAGGGGGAACCGGCATTTCGGGACTGGAATTCGCCGATGGGATGGAAAACAGTTTTCCTCCCGAATGGGGAGATGTCGCGCTGCTGGCAAATTGTATTACCAGCAGCATCAACGCCGTACGCATCGTCCGTAATCCCGATGGGACCGTATCGGCTGAGCATTTGCCAGACCTGCTTAAATCGAAGGACGATTGGTTTCGTCCCGTGAACCTGGAGTTTGGACCCGACGGCTGCCTCTACATCGCCGACTGGTACAACAAAATCATTTCACACAATGAGCTTGCCCGCAGTCACCCCGACCGGGACAAATCCCACGGCCGCATCTGGCGTATCCGTCACGAAAGTCAAAAGCCCGGCAAGATTCCCAACCTCTACGAAGTACCCACCAAGGATCTGGTCTCCCATTTGAAGGGCCCATCGCTCTGGGAAAAACGTGCGGCCTGGCATCAGATTACCGACCGTGCCGCCAAGGAACTCGCACCCCAGTTGATCAAACTGGCCAAGGACAAACGAGCGGATGTCACCACACGCATCCACGCTCTATGGTCCCTGGAAGGGCTCCATCATTTTGATTCCCGCCTGATGAAAACACTCCTCGATTCTTCCGAGGACGAGTTGCGCCGGGAGGCGATTCGGTCACTGGCCAGCTTCGATATACCTCCGTCACGTATGGCAGACTATTTGGAAGATTTCATAAACGACAAGAACGTGATGGTGCGCTCGCAGGTATTGCGCACCCTGGCGGATTATGGCCAAGCCAACAACGAAACCATCGACATCCTTTTGAGCTATTGCCGGCCGGACATTCCCGGTGAAGCTTTGGGCGGACCTTACGAACGCAAGTTTGAACGCTACCTGGCCCGCGTGGCACTGGAAAAATATGAAGACGAATTGACCGTTTATCTCGAAAGCCCACTTTCGCAAAAACAATCGGCCGAGCATCGTTTCTGGGCCATCCAGGCTCTGAGTCCGGAAAAGCGTGAGCCCTACTTTCTGGCGCTCTGGGATTCAATTCAGGCCAAGCCCTGGGATGCCCCAACCTTTATCGAGATCATTAATAACCTAAATACCTCGGCCATTCGAAAGGTCGTTGAACCCCCATTCGGAAACTTGTGGAATGCCAGGCACCTGGTAACAACGGCCAACCAGGTTCTCGGACAAGTCGACTCCCAAGCATTAAAACCATTGCTGGAACCTGCTGTGGGTTATTTGCTCACTACACCGGACCTTAACGACCAGGCAATCGGATTGAAGGCGGCAGTAGGCTATAGGATTTCCAGCTTTGAGGATTCAATCATTCACCTGCTCGAATCTCCCGCTTCGGATACCGTGGTTTTAACTGGAGCCATCGCCGCCCTGGAAAGAGAACCAACAGCAAAAACAAAAGCCGCCTTTCAAAGCCTGTTCGAAAATCCATCCATGAGTTTTGACCTGCGACTGGCCGCCATCAACGCGCTGATTAAGGCAAAAGGAAATGTAGATTTAAAGCTGCTCAATCCTTTCCTGAGTTCCTTAAGCGACTTTCAAAGAGACGCGTTCATAAAGGCCTTATCCGCATCCAGACCCGGTTCTCAAACCTTGCTGACTCTGTTGGAAAAAGGCATATTGAAGGAGGACCAGATCGATACCTGGAATCTTGAACGTATGGTTGGAAACAAGATCAAATCCAAACGACTTGAGACACTCCTTCAGCAACGCCAAACCGAGAAGATTGCAGCTTATCAGGAAACTTACGATGCCTTCATGGATATTGCCGAGTCTGAGTCAGGAGATCCTCAATTGGGTAAACCACTTTTCACCGCGATCTGTCTTGCCTGCCACAGTGTGGGGTCTGAGGGACCAGGATGGGCGCCTGCATTGGATGGCTCTGGTTATCGCGACCATGAAGCCTTGCTCACCGCCATCCTGGATCCGAACGCTGCCATGGAAGGTGCCTATACGGTACGTCGCGTCCAGAAAACGGATGGCAGCCTGGTGGAAGGCTATTTGGAAAAAGAAAATGAACGCGGTGTCACGCTTCGTTTTATGGGAGGCGGTTCACTGTTTATTCCAAAAAACGAAATCAAAAGTCTGGATCAGGTCATGGGACGTTCCACCATGCCGGAAGGGTTGATTGACCAATTACCCCACGAACAAGTGGCCGATCTCCTCGCCTACATTCGAACGCTGAAATAG
- a CDS encoding cupin domain-containing protein, translating to MSDKTNRFMQAADVKQEKDPWATVEWLSNQELVGAEELLMVRATIEAGHSHPFHRHPTREEIIYVVSGQAEQWVEDEYRILKAGEMALIPQDAVHGTYNPFDEDVTFLAILSPLKGGEPNIVDVSEESPWTQLRAQHNRPPVS from the coding sequence ATGTCCGATAAAACAAACCGTTTCATGCAAGCCGCAGACGTCAAACAGGAGAAAGATCCTTGGGCTACCGTCGAATGGCTATCCAATCAAGAACTTGTAGGAGCTGAAGAGCTTCTGATGGTGCGGGCCACCATAGAGGCTGGCCATTCCCATCCCTTCCACCGACACCCTACTCGAGAAGAAATAATTTACGTAGTCTCAGGCCAGGCCGAGCAGTGGGTTGAGGACGAATACCGCATTTTAAAAGCCGGTGAAATGGCACTCATACCCCAAGACGCCGTTCACGGAACCTACAACCCTTTCGATGAAGACGTAACTTTCCTGGCCATCCTCTCCCCCTTGAAAGGTGGAGAACCCAATATCGTAGACGTATCCGAAGAATCCCCCTGGACCCAGCTACGCGCCCAACACAACCGACCGCCGGTAAGCTAA
- a CDS encoding Tm-1-like ATP-binding domain-containing protein, protein MATIAILGTLDSKADEHLFVADRIRDRGHQVVLIDVGTGGEPKVTPDYSKYDVATATGLDLVPLMKRHDRGECVVAISKAVPVFLAQLVEAGKIDGVISLGGGGGTAIGTAAMRALPIGFPKLMVSTVASGNTAHYVGTKDIVMMPSIVDVSGLNRISRMIFTRAAGAISGMVEAKVDEEAGRPLIVASMFGNTTTCVNLAKEVLENAGYEVLVFHATGSGGQAMESLIESGMVSGILDVTTTEWADEVVGATLSAGPTRMDAMTKAKVPAVVAPGCVDMANFGPRETVPEQFADRTFYIHNPQVTLMRTNANECSKIGKIIAEKANANSAPVVILNPLKAVSEINGEGLAFHDPDADKALFEAIRENAEVEVIDFELEINDPEFAKACAEKLLELINQS, encoded by the coding sequence ATGGCAACAATCGCAATTCTAGGAACACTCGACTCCAAGGCCGACGAACATTTATTTGTCGCAGACCGGATTCGGGATCGAGGACACCAGGTAGTACTCATTGATGTGGGAACGGGTGGTGAGCCAAAAGTAACTCCCGACTATTCCAAATACGACGTGGCCACAGCAACCGGACTTGACCTCGTTCCTCTCATGAAACGGCACGACCGCGGTGAATGCGTGGTGGCCATTTCTAAAGCCGTACCCGTATTTCTGGCACAGCTTGTCGAAGCGGGGAAAATTGACGGTGTTATTTCCCTCGGTGGCGGAGGCGGTACAGCGATCGGAACAGCAGCCATGCGAGCACTTCCCATCGGATTTCCGAAACTTATGGTGTCTACGGTAGCGAGCGGAAATACGGCTCATTACGTAGGGACGAAAGACATTGTTATGATGCCCAGTATTGTGGATGTGAGTGGATTGAACCGTATATCACGAATGATTTTCACCCGAGCGGCAGGCGCTATTTCCGGGATGGTTGAAGCAAAGGTAGATGAAGAGGCAGGTAGGCCTCTCATTGTAGCCAGTATGTTTGGAAACACCACCACCTGCGTGAACCTCGCAAAAGAAGTTCTCGAAAATGCCGGTTACGAAGTGCTGGTCTTCCACGCCACCGGATCAGGCGGTCAGGCAATGGAGAGTCTAATCGAAAGCGGCATGGTCTCAGGCATCCTCGACGTTACGACCACTGAATGGGCGGACGAAGTGGTGGGAGCTACCTTATCCGCCGGACCAACCCGCATGGATGCCATGACCAAGGCCAAGGTACCTGCAGTGGTCGCGCCAGGCTGTGTCGACATGGCAAACTTTGGTCCACGCGAGACAGTACCCGAGCAGTTCGCCGATCGTACCTTCTACATTCACAATCCCCAGGTCACACTCATGCGAACCAATGCGAATGAGTGTTCGAAGATTGGTAAGATCATCGCAGAAAAAGCCAACGCTAACTCTGCGCCAGTAGTTATCCTCAATCCACTCAAAGCCGTCAGCGAAATCAATGGAGAAGGATTGGCTTTCCACGACCCAGATGCCGACAAAGCTTTGTTCGAAGCCATTCGTGAAAATGCAGAAGTGGAAGTGATCGATTTCGAACTCGAAATCAACGACCCTGAATTTGCTAAAGCCTGCGCAGAGAAATTATTAGAACTGATAAATCAATCCTAA
- a CDS encoding phosphoenolpyruvate hydrolase family protein, giving the protein MPNKWTGKGNPYTRTEVLERLHDTLSKGEPIIAAGAGTGISAKFIEKGGADVIIIYNSGRFRMAGHGSTAGLMSYGDANAIAMEIGEFEVLPVVEEIPVICGVHATDPRRRMWHWLLQVQNMGFSGVNNFPTHMIVDGQYRQTLEETGMSVKKEFEMVAMARKMDMFSIVYVAKPEEAKAMAEAGADVIIAHVGCTVGGSIGVTDAAISLDDAATQTQAIIDAGKSVRDDIIYLSHGGPILSPSDAAFINERTDAVGFVGASSLERIAVEKALVNITQEFKSIPVKRKG; this is encoded by the coding sequence ATGCCAAATAAATGGACAGGAAAAGGAAACCCCTACACAAGAACTGAAGTGCTGGAGCGCTTGCATGATACTCTCAGCAAAGGCGAACCGATCATTGCCGCTGGTGCAGGAACGGGCATCAGCGCCAAGTTTATAGAGAAAGGCGGAGCCGATGTCATCATCATTTATAACTCGGGACGCTTTCGTATGGCAGGCCATGGATCCACCGCCGGGTTGATGTCCTACGGTGATGCGAACGCCATTGCCATGGAGATTGGTGAATTCGAAGTGCTGCCGGTGGTCGAAGAGATCCCCGTGATCTGCGGGGTCCATGCCACAGATCCACGACGCCGTATGTGGCACTGGTTACTCCAGGTTCAGAACATGGGGTTCAGCGGGGTTAACAATTTTCCCACTCACATGATCGTAGATGGCCAGTACCGCCAGACCCTTGAAGAAACCGGCATGAGCGTGAAAAAGGAATTCGAAATGGTCGCCATGGCCCGCAAGATGGATATGTTTTCCATTGTTTATGTCGCCAAACCCGAGGAGGCTAAAGCCATGGCCGAAGCCGGGGCGGATGTCATCATTGCGCATGTGGGTTGCACCGTCGGCGGTTCCATCGGCGTAACCGACGCCGCGATATCTCTCGATGATGCCGCTACCCAAACTCAAGCAATCATCGATGCCGGAAAATCCGTGCGCGACGACATTATTTACCTCAGTCACGGTGGCCCCATACTCAGCCCATCCGATGCAGCGTTTATTAATGAACGTACCGATGCCGTTGGATTCGTGGGTGCCTCCAGCCTGGAACGTATTGCAGTCGAAAAGGCCCTGGTAAACATCACACAAGAATTCAAATCCATACCGGTTAAGCGCAAAGGCTGA
- a CDS encoding transposase produces MRDPSKGHAALRKGRWSAQDTMYFLTICLRTGQSGLDSKELFESSLTHLKTLEKDKCRAVHGIVHMPDHVHLLVELNTETNLQDLVRLYKGRMTPELRKNELKWENGYFDRRLRPEDSVGSVLRYMLMNPYRKGLITTDSEWPYFHCREEAKSWINIAGEKNLPMPEWIGSAGKKNINA; encoded by the coding sequence ATGAGAGACCCTTCAAAAGGTCATGCAGCTCTACGCAAAGGCAGATGGTCCGCCCAAGACACGATGTATTTCTTAACCATCTGTCTGAGGACTGGTCAGTCGGGTTTGGATTCGAAGGAACTATTCGAATCGAGTCTGACCCATTTGAAAACGCTCGAAAAAGACAAATGTCGGGCCGTCCATGGCATCGTTCATATGCCGGATCATGTTCACCTACTAGTTGAATTAAACACCGAAACAAACTTGCAAGATCTGGTTCGTCTATACAAAGGACGAATGACCCCGGAATTGAGAAAAAACGAATTAAAATGGGAGAATGGTTACTTTGATCGTCGACTGCGTCCTGAAGATTCCGTCGGCTCTGTGTTGCGATACATGCTGATGAATCCTTATCGAAAAGGCTTGATAACCACTGACAGCGAATGGCCTTATTTCCACTGCAGGGAGGAAGCCAAGTCGTGGATTAATATAGCTGGAGAAAAGAATCTGCCCATGCCAGAGTGGATTGGATCAGCAGGAAAGAAAAACATAAATGCCTAA
- a CDS encoding ThuA domain-containing protein, which yields MESFLKRGGGLVVIHAGAVSRDPDWYKSIIGGSWRFGTTRFLEAPMSLYFTNLESPITKDLSNFDLEDEIYYDMDMLPEVKVLAAVYTPKGKDTKGKGNLDAQARAAEAVAKRKGVNIYDIQPQIWTYENQLEGGSPYRSFVHIPGHWNKNFSHTGVQTMILRGIAWAAKRDNVDELCKPNELGDALRYVEGGVPHPEVLPTHLEIHPEFELSLVASEPLINNPMKINWDHQGRLWVAETPEYPNGRREQNVVPWMDSGSLVPGVYDRDPFDRISILTDSDGDGVMDKKKVFADKLELVNSFVFHKNGVIAASAPDIWFLEDTDGDDLADKRTKLYTNLGIRDTHAVINNLHYGADGWVYATHGYSSSQNVTSGDGSQDFGAIGSGVVRFKADGTAFEQYASRSGNTWGMDTTMAGEVFYTQPTTGNPLLHVVLPEAILAKGKLPGVIGTNGLLPGALTFPAMQWEQQAYVQIDQVGRYTAGAGCVIYEGGAWPDKWNHSYFTTEPTLNIIGHFNMAKEGISYKATKEAGREQTEFIRSTNLWFRPIDVMTGPDGAMYVVDFCNQAVIHNDTRGPTHGPANAAVRPDRDHYYGRIWKVQHKQAKAIGPTSLNPKDVAALKKATQSPNEQIRSTAQRLLLERDSTSPSFVGSDAVRSYEKASQLSPTEIVAQAKSAQDDWTRSALVSASVDKAVAVLTATLKTDPNTSLLAFTSALTPAALNGNKAAANAARLLKACGQAGANVASTKGIILRGLAESTQAPPPLNRSLKTSLASLLKDDEVSTLVLPMAVRWDSKGELVSQTKALTRSLLDNLKKTNLSESQRAMVARSLVSIRGSDIAILPAIKTILNGHGSDSLKEGILAAIGDVEGADLGKILIDYFIAQQGPLKLKTFDQIIKRPKWTQELLKLIDDGTIPPADLGPGNLSRMRKHPDSDTSRAAYIILYKVAPEIAEKDDLIANLLPDVDKPGDPNKGKVLFAACTVCHQLGGVGTAVGPSLDGMGAHGAAELLGQIIDPNRVIEQNYLAHNITTKSGETFVGIISSENASSVNLATQAGVREIATSNIAKRENTNRSLMPEGFEALGAEGLRDILAFIRNQASPQQAQQTNTAKPATPSAPVQSKPKWPPPIPATPVEWEAGKTSVLIISGGSSHEFHKFFGETDSKTLEAAGLTVHYTEDNAQATKELANADVAIISVNRTDFDTPEYRKALMDRIAAGKGVIMHHPGTWYGYKDWPELNMKVVGGGTRGHDKLGPMDVRVVDKRHPIMKGVSAEFGFADELYMMNAGGPPEGASKIQVLAETSVSVKSGERHPAVWITEHPKARIVGYTLGHDERAHDHIDYKKILINAAKWVARE from the coding sequence CTGGAATCATTTCTCAAGCGCGGTGGAGGGCTGGTTGTTATTCACGCCGGGGCCGTTTCGCGCGATCCCGATTGGTACAAATCCATCATCGGCGGCTCCTGGCGCTTTGGTACCACTCGCTTCCTCGAAGCGCCTATGAGCTTGTATTTCACCAATCTGGAAAGTCCGATCACCAAGGATCTTTCCAACTTCGATCTCGAGGACGAGATATACTACGACATGGACATGCTTCCGGAGGTGAAAGTCCTTGCCGCCGTCTACACTCCCAAGGGTAAGGACACTAAAGGTAAAGGAAACTTGGATGCCCAAGCCCGGGCAGCTGAAGCAGTTGCCAAAAGAAAAGGCGTAAACATCTACGATATTCAGCCACAAATCTGGACCTACGAAAACCAGCTCGAAGGAGGTTCACCCTACCGGTCCTTCGTTCACATTCCCGGACACTGGAATAAGAATTTCTCGCACACGGGTGTTCAAACCATGATTCTTCGCGGTATCGCTTGGGCAGCCAAGCGCGACAACGTAGACGAACTTTGCAAACCCAATGAACTGGGTGACGCACTCCGCTACGTGGAAGGTGGCGTCCCCCACCCCGAAGTTCTTCCAACGCACCTCGAAATACATCCGGAATTTGAACTGTCTCTCGTGGCCTCCGAGCCGCTTATCAACAATCCCATGAAAATTAATTGGGATCACCAAGGTCGCCTTTGGGTTGCTGAGACTCCCGAGTATCCCAATGGTAGGCGCGAACAGAATGTGGTTCCATGGATGGATTCCGGTTCATTGGTACCCGGGGTCTACGACCGCGATCCCTTCGACCGAATTAGTATCCTGACCGATAGCGACGGCGACGGTGTCATGGATAAGAAGAAGGTCTTCGCCGACAAACTGGAACTGGTTAATAGTTTTGTCTTTCATAAAAACGGCGTCATTGCCGCTAGTGCTCCCGACATCTGGTTTCTCGAAGATACCGATGGGGACGACCTCGCAGACAAGCGAACCAAGCTCTACACCAATCTTGGAATCCGCGATACTCACGCTGTCATCAATAATCTCCATTACGGCGCAGATGGCTGGGTGTATGCGACACATGGATACTCAAGCTCCCAAAATGTCACCTCAGGGGACGGCAGCCAAGACTTCGGTGCGATCGGTAGTGGAGTCGTTCGTTTCAAAGCCGACGGAACCGCCTTTGAGCAATACGCATCGCGCAGTGGAAATACCTGGGGAATGGACACCACCATGGCGGGCGAAGTTTTCTACACTCAACCTACCACCGGCAATCCGCTCCTCCACGTTGTTTTACCCGAAGCCATTCTGGCCAAGGGCAAGCTGCCCGGAGTCATAGGAACCAACGGTCTTCTCCCCGGAGCCCTAACCTTTCCAGCCATGCAATGGGAACAGCAAGCTTACGTGCAAATCGACCAGGTCGGTCGCTATACCGCGGGAGCAGGCTGCGTCATCTACGAAGGAGGCGCATGGCCCGATAAATGGAATCACAGCTACTTCACCACTGAACCGACCCTAAACATAATCGGCCATTTCAACATGGCCAAAGAAGGAATCAGTTACAAAGCCACCAAGGAAGCAGGTCGTGAACAAACGGAATTCATTCGCAGTACAAACCTTTGGTTCCGTCCGATAGACGTTATGACCGGACCCGATGGAGCGATGTATGTCGTGGATTTTTGTAATCAAGCCGTTATACACAACGATACGCGTGGGCCTACCCACGGACCGGCAAACGCAGCTGTCCGGCCCGATCGCGACCACTATTACGGACGTATCTGGAAAGTTCAGCACAAACAGGCCAAGGCTATAGGACCGACTTCATTGAATCCCAAAGACGTTGCCGCGTTAAAGAAAGCGACTCAAAGCCCGAACGAACAAATTCGAAGCACGGCTCAACGTCTGCTACTCGAACGAGACAGCACTTCGCCCAGTTTCGTTGGAAGCGATGCCGTGAGAAGCTACGAAAAGGCATCCCAATTGAGTCCAACAGAAATCGTTGCTCAAGCGAAGAGTGCCCAGGACGACTGGACCCGATCCGCATTAGTATCGGCATCCGTTGACAAGGCCGTGGCCGTTCTGACCGCAACCCTCAAGACGGATCCCAACACGTCGTTACTGGCCTTCACCTCCGCTCTCACACCTGCGGCACTCAACGGCAACAAGGCCGCGGCCAACGCAGCCCGACTACTCAAAGCCTGCGGTCAAGCTGGAGCGAATGTTGCTTCCACGAAAGGCATAATCTTGCGAGGTCTCGCCGAAAGCACCCAAGCCCCACCACCACTCAACCGATCTCTGAAAACTTCGTTGGCATCTTTACTTAAGGACGACGAAGTCAGCACGCTCGTACTGCCTATGGCTGTTAGATGGGATTCCAAAGGAGAACTCGTCTCACAAACGAAAGCGCTCACTCGTTCACTGCTAGACAATCTCAAAAAAACCAACCTGAGTGAATCGCAACGAGCTATGGTCGCTCGAAGCTTAGTCAGTATCCGTGGTAGCGATATAGCGATACTGCCAGCCATAAAAACCATCCTCAACGGCCATGGCAGTGACTCTCTAAAAGAGGGTATTCTCGCGGCGATTGGAGATGTGGAAGGAGCAGATTTAGGGAAGATACTGATCGATTACTTCATCGCTCAACAAGGTCCATTAAAGTTGAAAACTTTCGACCAAATCATCAAGCGCCCAAAATGGACCCAGGAATTACTCAAGCTGATAGATGACGGAACGATTCCACCCGCAGATCTTGGCCCCGGCAACCTGTCGCGTATGAGGAAACATCCGGATAGTGACACCTCTCGTGCCGCCTATATAATTCTCTATAAAGTGGCTCCTGAAATTGCAGAAAAAGATGATCTAATCGCAAATCTCCTTCCTGATGTGGATAAACCTGGAGATCCCAATAAAGGAAAAGTTTTATTTGCCGCCTGTACTGTCTGCCACCAGCTCGGAGGAGTTGGAACGGCGGTCGGCCCCTCCCTGGACGGAATGGGCGCCCACGGAGCGGCAGAGCTACTCGGCCAGATCATTGATCCTAACCGCGTCATAGAACAAAACTATTTGGCTCACAATATCACGACTAAGAGCGGTGAGACCTTTGTCGGCATCATATCATCAGAAAACGCGTCTTCCGTAAACCTCGCAACGCAAGCTGGAGTTAGGGAAATCGCCACCTCGAATATCGCCAAGCGTGAGAACACCAACCGCAGCTTAATGCCGGAAGGATTCGAAGCTCTGGGAGCCGAAGGCCTGCGCGACATTCTAGCCTTTATTAGAAATCAAGCCAGCCCTCAACAAGCACAGCAAACAAACACCGCCAAACCGGCCACGCCCTCTGCCCCCGTTCAAAGTAAGCCCAAGTGGCCACCCCCCATCCCGGCGACACCCGTCGAGTGGGAAGCAGGTAAAACCTCCGTCCTCATCATTAGCGGTGGATCCTCGCACGAGTTTCACAAATTCTTCGGAGAGACCGATTCCAAAACGCTGGAAGCAGCAGGACTCACCGTTCACTACACAGAAGACAATGCGCAAGCGACCAAGGAACTGGCCAATGCCGATGTCGCCATCATAAGCGTCAACCGCACAGATTTCGACACTCCCGAATACCGCAAAGCACTTATGGATCGCATCGCCGCGGGCAAAGGCGTCATCATGCATCACCCGGGCACCTGGTACGGTTACAAGGATTGGCCTGAGCTCAACATGAAGGTCGTAGGCGGTGGCACACGCGGACACGACAAGCTCGGCCCGATGGACGTTCGCGTGGTCGATAAGCGTCACCCAATCATGAAAGGCGTATCTGCCGAATTTGGATTCGCCGATGAACTTTACATGATGAATGCGGGAGGTCCTCCTGAGGGAGCCAGTAAGATTCAAGTGCTCGCCGAAACAAGCGTCAGCGTGAAATCTGGCGAACGCCACCCTGCAGTCTGGATCACCGAGCATCCGAAGGCTAGAATAGTCGGCTATACCCTAGGTCATGACGAACGAGCCCACGATCACATCGACTACAAAAAAATCCTGATCAACGCAGCCAAATGGGTCGCACGGGAGTAG